The window GTAATTTTATGTCTTAAAGTTTTATCTATGATTTCAAAAATAATTGATAGTTTAAATGTTGATTTGAAGATAGTCATAATTATTGCCTTCATTTTAATTGTTACACTCATTATAAACAGGCTTATTAGATGGCTTATTAATAGATCTTATAAAAGGGAATCCAGAAAATTTAAAGTAGACCCAACAAGTTTTAAGTTTTTTAAAAATGCAGCTTCCCTAATTATCTGGACAATTGCAATTGGTGTGGTAATTTATACAGTGCCCAAATTCAAAGCTCTTGCATTAACCTTATTTGCAAGTGCAGGTATCATGGTTGTTATTCTGGGTTTGGCAGCACAACAGGCTTTTTCAAATATTATTAGTGGAATATTTATCGTGATATTTAAACCTTTTCGTGTTGATGACTTAATTTCAGTTGGAGAAAATCAAAGAGGAAAGGTTGAGGACATTCCTTTACGTCATACTGTAATTCGAAATTTTGAAAACAAAAGTATCATTATCCCAAATTCAATTATTAGTTCAGAAACAGTCATTAATGACA of the Bacteroidota bacterium genome contains:
- a CDS encoding mechanosensitive ion channel; protein product: MISKIIDSLNVDLKIVIIIAFILIVTLIINRLIRWLINRSYKRESRKFKVDPTSFKFFKNAASLIIWTIAIGVVIYTVPKFKALALTLFASAGIMVVILGLAAQQAFSNIISGIFIVIFKPFRVDDLISVGENQRGKVEDIPLRHTVIRNFENKSIIIPNSIISSETVIND